From Pseudomonas putida, one genomic window encodes:
- the rpoC gene encoding DNA-directed RNA polymerase subunit beta': protein MKDLLNLLKNQGQVEEFDAIRIGLASPEMIRSWSFGEVKKPETINYRTFKPERDGLFCAKIFGPVKDYECLCGKYKRLKHRGVICEKCGVEVALAKVRRERMAHIELASPVAHIWFLKSLPSRIGLLMDMTLRDIERVLYFESYVVIDPGMTTLEKGQLLNDEQYFEALEEFGDDFDARMGAEAVRELLHAIDLEHEIGRLREEIPQTNSETKIKKLSKRLKLMEAFQGSGNLPEWMVLTVLPVLPPDLRPLVPLDGGRFATSDLNDLYRRVINRNNRLKRLLDLSAPDIIVRNEKRMLQEAVDALLDNGRRGRAITGSNKRPLKSLADMIKGKQGRFRQNLLGKRVDYSGRSVITVGPTLRLHQCGLPKKMALELFKPFIFGKLEMRGLATTIKAAKKMVERELPEVWDVLAEVIREHPVLLNRAPTLHRLGIQAFEPVLIEGKAIQLHPLVCAAYNADFDGDQMAVHVPLTLEAQLEARALMMSTNNILSPANGEPIIVPSQDVVLGLYYMTREAINAKGEGRVFADLQEVDRVFRAGEAALHAKIKVRINETVKDRDGSITKNTRIVDTTVGRALLFQVVPAGLPYDVVNQPMKKKAISKLINQCYRVVGLKETVIFADQLMYTGFAYSTISGVSIGVNDFVIPDEKARIIGSATDEVKEIESQYASGLVTQGEKYNKVIDLWSKANDEVSKAMMANLSKEKVIDREGKEVEQESFNSMYMMADSGARGSAAQIRQLAGMRGLMAKPDGSIIETPITANFREGLSVLQYFISTHGARKGLADTALKTANSGYLTRRLVDVAQDLVVTEIDCGTDQGLLMTPHIEGGDVVEPLGERVLGRVIARDVFKPGTEDVIVPAGTLVDEQWVEFIELNSIDEVVVRSPINCETRYGICAKCYGRDLARGHQVNIGEAVGVIAAQSIGEPGTQLTMRTFHIGGAASRTSAADSVQVKNGGMVRLHNLKQVERADGNLVAVSRSGELAIADEFGRERERYKLPYGAVISVKEGDKVEAGAIVAKWDPHTHPIVTELKGTVTFVGMEENITIKRQTDELTGLTNIEVLDVKDRPASGKEIRPAIKMVDANGKDLYLPGTDVPAQYFLPANALVGVADGAQIGVGDVIARIPQETSKTRDITGGLPRVADLFEARRPKEASILAEVSGTIAFGKETKGKRRLVITPTDGSDPYEELIPKWRHLNVFEGEQVNRGEVISDGPSDPHDILRLLGVSALAKYIVNEIQDVYRLQGVKINDKHIETILRQMLRKVEISESGDSSFIKGDQMELTQVLVENERLAADDKFVSKFTRVLLGITKASLSTESFISAASFQETTRVLTEAAVTGKRDYLRGLKENVVVGRLIPAGTGLAYHSERKRRRDADKPLRVSASEVEAALTEALNSSGN from the coding sequence TTGAAAGACCTACTGAATTTGCTGAAAAACCAGGGTCAAGTCGAAGAGTTCGACGCCATCCGCATCGGTCTGGCGTCGCCTGAAATGATCCGTTCGTGGTCGTTCGGTGAAGTTAAGAAGCCGGAAACCATCAACTACCGTACGTTCAAGCCTGAGCGTGACGGCCTTTTCTGCGCCAAGATCTTTGGCCCGGTGAAGGACTACGAGTGCCTGTGCGGCAAGTACAAGCGCCTCAAGCACCGCGGTGTGATCTGCGAGAAGTGCGGCGTTGAAGTTGCCCTTGCCAAGGTTCGTCGTGAGCGCATGGCGCACATCGAGCTGGCCTCGCCGGTCGCCCACATCTGGTTCCTGAAGTCGCTGCCGTCCCGTATCGGCCTGCTGATGGACATGACCCTGCGTGACATCGAGCGCGTGCTCTATTTTGAGAGCTACGTCGTAATCGACCCAGGCATGACTACCCTCGAGAAGGGCCAGCTGCTGAATGACGAGCAGTACTTCGAAGCGCTGGAAGAGTTCGGTGACGATTTCGACGCCCGCATGGGTGCCGAGGCTGTCCGCGAGCTGCTGCACGCTATCGACCTGGAGCACGAGATCGGTCGCCTGCGCGAAGAGATTCCGCAGACCAACTCGGAAACCAAGATCAAGAAGCTGTCCAAGCGCTTGAAGCTGATGGAAGCCTTCCAGGGCTCGGGCAACCTGCCTGAGTGGATGGTTCTGACCGTTCTGCCGGTACTGCCGCCGGACCTGCGCCCATTGGTTCCGCTGGATGGCGGCCGCTTCGCGACCTCCGACCTGAACGACCTGTATCGTCGGGTGATCAACCGTAACAACCGTCTCAAGCGCCTGCTCGATCTGTCGGCGCCGGACATCATCGTGCGCAACGAAAAGCGCATGCTGCAGGAAGCGGTAGACGCCCTGCTGGACAACGGCCGTCGCGGTCGCGCCATCACTGGCTCGAACAAGCGTCCGCTGAAGTCCCTGGCCGACATGATCAAAGGTAAGCAAGGTCGCTTCCGTCAGAACTTGCTCGGCAAGCGTGTGGACTACTCCGGCCGTTCGGTAATTACCGTAGGCCCGACCCTGCGTCTGCATCAGTGCGGTCTGCCGAAGAAGATGGCCCTGGAGCTGTTTAAGCCGTTCATTTTCGGCAAGCTGGAAATGCGTGGTCTGGCGACCACCATCAAGGCTGCCAAGAAGATGGTCGAGCGCGAGCTGCCAGAGGTATGGGACGTTCTCGCTGAAGTGATTCGCGAACACCCCGTACTGCTGAACCGTGCACCGACCCTTCACCGTCTGGGTATCCAGGCGTTCGAGCCTGTGCTCATCGAAGGCAAGGCCATTCAGCTGCACCCGCTGGTCTGTGCTGCGTACAACGCCGACTTCGACGGTGACCAGATGGCCGTTCACGTGCCTCTGACGCTGGAAGCACAGCTTGAAGCGCGCGCGCTGATGATGTCGACCAACAACATTCTGTCGCCAGCCAACGGTGAGCCAATCATCGTTCCGTCGCAGGACGTTGTACTGGGTCTGTACTACATGACCCGTGAAGCCATCAATGCCAAGGGCGAGGGTCGCGTATTCGCCGACCTGCAGGAAGTCGACCGCGTATTCCGCGCCGGCGAAGCCGCTCTGCACGCGAAGATCAAGGTCCGTATCAACGAGACCGTGAAAGACCGTGATGGCAGCATCACCAAGAACACCCGCATCGTCGACACCACTGTCGGCCGTGCTCTGCTGTTCCAGGTTGTACCGGCAGGCCTGCCGTACGATGTGGTCAACCAGCCGATGAAGAAAAAGGCGATCTCCAAGCTGATCAACCAGTGCTACCGCGTGGTTGGTCTGAAAGAGACCGTGATCTTCGCCGACCAGTTGATGTACACCGGTTTCGCCTACTCGACCATTTCCGGCGTTTCCATCGGTGTGAATGACTTCGTCATCCCTGATGAAAAAGCACGCATCATTGGCAGCGCCACTGATGAAGTGAAGGAAATCGAGAGCCAGTACGCTTCCGGCCTGGTAACCCAGGGCGAGAAGTACAACAAGGTCATCGACTTGTGGTCCAAGGCGAACGACGAAGTGTCCAAGGCGATGATGGCCAACCTCTCGAAAGAGAAGGTCATCGACCGCGAGGGCAAAGAAGTCGAGCAAGAGTCCTTCAACTCGATGTACATGATGGCTGACTCGGGTGCGCGGGGTTCCGCAGCACAGATCCGTCAGTTGGCCGGTATGCGTGGTCTGATGGCCAAGCCGGACGGCTCGATCATCGAGACGCCGATCACCGCGAACTTCCGTGAAGGTCTGAGCGTACTGCAGTACTTCATCTCGACGCACGGTGCTCGTAAAGGTCTGGCGGATACCGCGTTGAAGACTGCGAACTCCGGTTACCTGACCCGTCGTCTGGTGGACGTTGCGCAAGACCTGGTTGTAACCGAGATCGATTGCGGTACCGACCAAGGCCTGCTGATGACTCCGCACATTGAAGGCGGTGACGTTGTAGAGCCGTTGGGTGAGCGTGTACTGGGCCGTGTCATCGCCCGCGACGTGTTCAAGCCAGGCACCGAGGACGTCATCGTTCCTGCCGGTACCCTGGTCGACGAGCAGTGGGTCGAGTTCATCGAGCTGAACAGCATCGACGAAGTTGTCGTGCGTTCGCCGATCAACTGCGAAACCCGCTACGGTATCTGCGCCAAGTGCTACGGTCGTGATCTGGCCCGCGGTCATCAGGTGAACATCGGTGAAGCTGTCGGCGTTATCGCTGCACAGTCGATCGGTGAGCCGGGTACCCAGCTGACCATGCGTACGTTCCACATCGGTGGTGCTGCAAGCCGTACTTCGGCTGCCGACAGCGTCCAGGTGAAGAACGGCGGTATGGTCCGTCTGCACAACCTGAAGCAGGTCGAGCGCGCCGATGGCAACCTGGTTGCCGTATCGCGTTCCGGTGAGCTGGCCATTGCCGATGAATTCGGTCGTGAGCGCGAGCGTTACAAGCTGCCTTACGGTGCGGTTATTTCGGTCAAGGAAGGTGACAAGGTCGAAGCTGGCGCCATCGTCGCCAAGTGGGACCCGCACACCCACCCGATCGTTACCGAGCTCAAAGGTACCGTGACCTTCGTGGGCATGGAAGAAAACATCACCATCAAGCGCCAGACCGACGAGCTGACCGGCCTGACCAACATCGAAGTACTGGACGTCAAGGATCGCCCTGCCTCAGGCAAGGAAATCCGTCCGGCAATCAAGATGGTCGATGCCAACGGCAAGGATCTGTACCTGCCAGGTACCGACGTACCTGCACAGTACTTCCTGCCAGCGAACGCCTTGGTAGGTGTTGCTGACGGTGCACAGATCGGTGTTGGTGACGTTATCGCGCGTATCCCGCAAGAAACGTCGAAGACCCGTGACATCACCGGTGGTCTGCCACGTGTTGCCGACCTGTTCGAAGCGCGTCGTCCGAAAGAAGCCTCGATTCTGGCTGAAGTCAGCGGCACCATCGCATTCGGCAAGGAGACCAAAGGCAAGCGTCGTCTGGTCATTACCCCGACCGACGGTAGCGATCCGTATGAAGAGCTGATTCCGAAGTGGCGCCACCTGAACGTCTTCGAAGGCGAACAGGTAAACCGCGGCGAAGTCATCTCCGACGGCCCGAGCGATCCGCACGACATCCTGCGTCTGCTGGGTGTGAGCGCGCTGGCGAAATACATCGTCAACGAGATCCAGGACGTTTACCGTCTGCAAGGCGTTAAGATCAACGACAAGCACATCGAGACCATCCTGCGTCAGATGCTGCGTAAGGTCGAGATCTCCGAGTCGGGCGATTCCAGCTTCATCAAGGGCGACCAGATGGAACTGACTCAGGTGCTGGTCGAGAACGAGCGTCTCGCCGCCGATGACAAGTTCGTATCGAAGTTCACCCGTGTACTGCTGGGTATCACCAAGGCCTCGCTGTCGACCGAGTCGTTCATCTCCGCGGCTTCCTTCCAGGAAACCACCCGCGTGCTGACCGAAGCGGCCGTAACCGGCAAGCGCGATTACCTGCGCGGCCTGAAAGAGAACGTGGTCGTGGGTCGTCTGATCCCGGCCGGTACCGGTCTGGCCTACCACAGCGAGCGTAAGCGTCGCCGTGATGCCGACAAACCGCTGCGCGTAAGTGCCAGTGAGGTGGAAGCCGCACTGACCGAAGCGCTGAACTCCAGCGGTAACTAA
- the rpoB gene encoding DNA-directed RNA polymerase subunit beta, which produces MAYSYTEKKRIRKDFSKLPDVMDVPYLLAIQLDSYREFLQAGASKDQFRDVGLHAAFKSVFPIISYSGNAALEYVGYRLGEPAFDVKECVLRGVTFAVPLRVKVRLIIFDKESSNKAIKDIKEQEVYMGEIPLMTENGTFVINGTERVIVSQLHRSPGVFFDHDRGKTHSSGKLLYSARIIPYRGSWLDFEFDPKDCVFVRIDRRRKLPASVLLRALGYSTEEVLNTFYTTNVFHISGEKLSLELVPQRLRGEVAVMDIHDETGKVIVEQGRRITARHVNQLEKAGVNQLDVPMEYVLGRTTAKAIVHPATGEIIAECNTELTAELLIKIAKAQVVRIETLYTNDIDCGPFISDTLKIDTTSNQLEALVEIYRMMRPGEPPTKDAAETLFNNLFFSAERYDLSAVGRMKFNRRIGRTEIEGSGVLSKEDIVEVLKTLVDIRNGKGIVDDIDHLGNRRVRCVGEMAENQFRVGLVRVERAVKERLSMAESEGLMPQDLINAKPVAAAVKEFFGSSQLSQFMDQNNPLSEITHKRRVSALGPGGLTRERAGFEVRDVHPTHYGRVCPIETPEGPNIGLINSLAAYARTNQYGFLESPYRVVKEGVVSDDIVFLSAIEEADHVIAQASAAMNDKKQLIDELVAVRHLNEFTVKAPEDVTLMDVSPKQVVSVAASLIPFLEHDDANRALMGSNMQRQAVPTLRADKPLVGTGMERNVARDSGVCVVARRGGVIDSVDASRIVVRVADDEVETGEAGVDIYNLTKYTRSNQNTCINQRPLVSKGDKVARGDIMADGPSTDMGELALGQNMRIAFMAWNGFNFEDSICLSERVVQEDRFTTIHIQELTCVARDTKLGPEEITADIPNVGEAALNKLDEAGIVYVGAEVGAGDILVGKVTPKGETQLTPEEKLLRAIFGEKASDVKDTSLRVPTGTKGTVIDVQVFTRDGVERDSRALAIEKMQLDEIRKDLNEEFRIVEGATFERLRSALNGQVVDGGAGLKKGTVITDEVLDGLEHGQWFKLRMAEDALNEQLEKAQQYIVDRRRLLDDKFEDKKRKLQQGDDLAPGVLKIVKVYLAIRRRIQPGDKMAGRHGNKGVVSVIMPVEDMPHDANGTPVDVVLNPLGVPSRMNVGQILETHLGLAAKGLGEKIDRMIEEQRKAAELRGFLTEIYNEIGGRQENLEEFTDEEILALAHNLKKGVPMATPVFDGAKEREIKAMLKLADLPESGQMVLFDGRTGNKFERPVTVGYMYMLKLNHLVDDKMHARSTGSYSLVTQQPLGGKAQFGGQRFGEMEVWALEAYGAAYTLQEMLTVKSDDVNGRTKMYKNIVDGDHRMEPGMPESFNVLIKEIRSLGIDIDLETE; this is translated from the coding sequence ATGGCTTACTCATACACTGAGAAAAAACGTATCCGCAAGGACTTTAGCAAGTTGCCGGACGTCATGGATGTGCCTTACCTCCTGGCCATCCAGCTGGATTCGTATCGCGAATTCCTGCAAGCGGGAGCATCCAAGGATCAGTTCCGCGACGTCGGCCTGCACGCGGCCTTCAAATCGGTATTTCCGATCATCAGCTACTCCGGCAATGCTGCCCTGGAGTACGTAGGCTATCGCCTGGGCGAACCCGCCTTCGATGTGAAGGAATGTGTCCTGCGTGGCGTGACCTTCGCGGTCCCACTGCGGGTCAAGGTGCGCCTGATCATCTTCGACAAGGAATCGTCGAACAAAGCGATCAAGGACATCAAAGAGCAAGAAGTCTACATGGGTGAAATCCCCCTGATGACTGAGAACGGTACCTTCGTTATCAACGGTACCGAGCGTGTGATCGTTTCCCAGCTGCACCGTTCGCCTGGTGTGTTCTTCGACCACGACCGTGGCAAGACGCACAGCTCCGGCAAGCTGCTGTACTCCGCTCGCATCATTCCGTACCGCGGCTCCTGGTTGGACTTCGAGTTCGATCCGAAAGACTGCGTGTTCGTCCGTATCGACCGTCGCCGCAAACTTCCGGCCTCGGTACTGCTGCGCGCCCTGGGTTACAGCACCGAAGAGGTTCTGAACACCTTCTACACCACCAACGTGTTCCATATTTCCGGCGAAAAACTCAGCCTGGAACTGGTGCCTCAGCGTCTGCGTGGTGAAGTTGCGGTCATGGATATCCATGACGAAACCGGCAAGGTCATCGTTGAGCAGGGCCGCCGCATTACCGCGCGCCATGTCAACCAGCTCGAGAAGGCCGGCGTGAACCAGCTGGACGTTCCGATGGAATACGTCCTGGGTCGCACCACCGCCAAGGCTATCGTGCATCCGGCTACCGGCGAGATCATCGCCGAGTGCAACACCGAGCTGACCGCCGAGCTGCTGATCAAGATCGCCAAGGCTCAGGTCGTACGCATCGAAACGCTGTACACCAACGACATCGACTGCGGTCCGTTCATCTCGGACACCTTGAAGATCGACACTACCAGCAACCAACTGGAAGCGCTGGTCGAGATCTATCGCATGATGCGCCCGGGCGAGCCGCCAACCAAGGACGCTGCCGAAACCCTGTTCAACAACCTGTTCTTCAGCGCCGAGCGTTACGACCTGTCGGCCGTGGGCCGCATGAAGTTCAACCGTCGTATCGGTCGTACCGAGATCGAAGGTTCGGGCGTGCTGAGCAAGGAAGACATCGTCGAGGTTCTCAAGACCCTGGTCGATATCCGTAACGGTAAAGGCATCGTCGACGACATCGACCACCTCGGTAACCGTCGCGTACGTTGCGTCGGCGAGATGGCCGAGAACCAGTTCCGTGTTGGCCTGGTGCGCGTCGAGCGCGCGGTCAAGGAACGTCTGTCGATGGCTGAAAGCGAAGGCCTGATGCCGCAAGACCTGATCAACGCCAAGCCGGTTGCGGCGGCGGTGAAGGAGTTCTTCGGTTCGAGCCAGCTCTCGCAGTTCATGGACCAGAACAACCCGCTCTCCGAGATCACCCACAAGCGCCGTGTTTCCGCACTCGGCCCGGGCGGTCTGACCCGTGAACGCGCAGGCTTTGAAGTCCGTGACGTACACCCGACCCACTACGGCCGTGTGTGCCCGATCGAGACCCCTGAAGGTCCGAACATCGGTCTGATCAACTCCCTGGCGGCCTATGCCCGCACCAACCAGTACGGCTTCCTGGAAAGCCCGTACCGCGTGGTGAAGGAAGGCGTTGTCAGCGACGACATCGTGTTCCTGTCGGCGATCGAAGAAGCAGATCACGTCATCGCCCAGGCTTCGGCCGCGATGAACGACAAGAAGCAACTGATCGACGAACTGGTTGCTGTTCGTCACCTGAACGAATTCACCGTCAAGGCGCCGGAAGACGTCACCCTGATGGACGTATCGCCGAAGCAGGTTGTTTCCGTTGCTGCCTCGCTGATTCCGTTCCTCGAGCACGACGACGCCAACCGTGCACTCATGGGTTCGAACATGCAGCGCCAGGCTGTACCAACCCTGCGTGCCGACAAGCCGCTGGTCGGTACCGGCATGGAGCGCAACGTTGCCCGTGACTCCGGTGTCTGCGTGGTTGCTCGCCGCGGTGGCGTGATCGACTCCGTCGACGCCAGCCGTATCGTCGTTCGCGTAGCCGACGACGAAGTCGAAACCGGTGAAGCAGGTGTAGATATCTACAACCTGACCAAGTACACCCGCTCCAACCAGAACACCTGCATCAACCAGCGTCCGCTGGTTAGCAAAGGTGACAAGGTTGCGCGTGGCGACATCATGGCCGACGGCCCGTCCACCGACATGGGTGAACTGGCGCTGGGTCAGAACATGCGCATCGCGTTCATGGCGTGGAACGGCTTCAACTTCGAAGACTCCATCTGCCTGTCCGAGCGTGTGGTTCAGGAAGACCGCTTCACCACGATCCACATTCAGGAACTGACCTGTGTGGCGCGTGACACCAAGCTTGGCCCAGAGGAAATCACTGCGGATATCCCGAACGTGGGTGAAGCTGCACTGAACAAGCTGGACGAAGCCGGTATCGTCTACGTGGGTGCTGAAGTCGGCGCTGGCGACATCCTGGTCGGCAAGGTCACGCCAAAAGGCGAAACCCAGCTGACGCCGGAAGAGAAACTGCTGCGTGCGATCTTCGGTGAGAAGGCCAGCGACGTTAAGGACACCTCCCTGCGCGTGCCGACCGGCACCAAGGGTACCGTCATCGACGTTCAGGTCTTCACCCGTGATGGCGTGGAGCGCGACAGCCGCGCACTGGCCATCGAGAAGATGCAGCTGGACGAGATTCGCAAGGACCTCAACGAAGAGTTCCGTATCGTCGAGGGTGCAACCTTCGAGCGTTTGCGTTCTGCCCTTAACGGCCAAGTGGTCGACGGTGGTGCGGGCCTGAAGAAAGGCACCGTGATCACTGACGAAGTGCTGGACGGTCTGGAGCACGGCCAGTGGTTCAAACTGCGCATGGCTGAAGATGCACTGAACGAGCAGCTGGAAAAGGCTCAGCAGTACATCGTCGATCGCCGTCGTCTGCTGGACGACAAGTTCGAAGACAAGAAGCGCAAGCTGCAGCAGGGCGATGACCTGGCGCCGGGCGTACTGAAGATCGTCAAGGTTTACCTGGCCATCCGCCGTCGCATCCAGCCGGGTGACAAGATGGCCGGTCGTCACGGTAACAAAGGTGTGGTCTCGGTCATCATGCCGGTAGAAGACATGCCGCACGACGCCAACGGTACTCCGGTCGACGTCGTACTGAACCCGCTGGGCGTACCTTCGCGTATGAACGTCGGTCAGATCCTTGAAACCCACCTGGGCCTCGCGGCCAAAGGTCTGGGCGAGAAGATCGACCGCATGATCGAAGAACAGCGCAAAGCCGCTGAGCTGCGTGGCTTCCTCACCGAGATCTACAACGAGATCGGTGGTCGTCAGGAGAACCTGGAAGAGTTCACCGACGAAGAGATCCTCGCCCTGGCGCACAACCTGAAGAAAGGCGTGCCTATGGCTACTCCGGTCTTCGACGGTGCCAAGGAGCGCGAGATCAAGGCCATGCTGAAGCTGGCTGACCTGCCAGAGAGCGGCCAGATGGTGCTGTTCGACGGCCGTACCGGCAACAAGTTCGAGCGTCCTGTGACCGTGGGTTACATGTACATGCTCAAGCTGAACCACTTGGTGGACGACAAGATGCACGCGCGTTCCACTGGTTCCTACAGCCTGGTTACCCAGCAGCCGCTGGGTGGTAAGGCGCAGTTCGGTGGTCAGCGTTTCGGGGAGATGGAAGTGTGGGCGCTGGAAGCATACGGCGCGGCATACACCCTGCAAGAAATGCTCACAGTGAAGTCGGACGACGTGAACGGCCGTACCAAGATGTACAAGAACATCGTGGATGGCGATCACCGTATGGAGCCGGGCATGCCCGAGTCCTTCAACGTGTTGATCAAAGAGATCCGTTCGCTCGGTATCGATATCGATCTGGAAACCGAATAA
- the rplL gene encoding 50S ribosomal protein L7/L12, producing the protein MSLTNEQIIEAIGQKTVLEVVELIKAMEETFGVTAAVAAAGPAAAAAVVEEQTEFNVVLVEAGDKKVNVIKAVRELTGLGLKEAKEKVDGAPQVVAEGVSKEAAEDAKKKLEEAGAKVELK; encoded by the coding sequence ATGTCCCTGACTAACGAGCAAATCATCGAAGCAATCGGCCAGAAAACCGTTCTGGAAGTTGTTGAGCTGATCAAAGCTATGGAAGAAACCTTCGGCGTTACCGCTGCTGTTGCCGCTGCTGGCCCAGCTGCTGCTGCTGCCGTTGTTGAAGAGCAGACCGAGTTCAACGTTGTTCTGGTTGAAGCCGGCGACAAGAAAGTGAACGTGATCAAAGCCGTTCGCGAACTGACCGGTCTGGGCCTGAAAGAAGCCAAAGAGAAAGTCGACGGCGCTCCTCAGGTCGTAGCTGAAGGCGTTTCGAAAGAAGCCGCTGAAGACGCTAAGAAGAAGCTGGAAGAAGCAGGCGCTAAAGTCGAGCTGAAGTAA
- the rplJ gene encoding 50S ribosomal protein L10, whose product MAIKLEDKKAIVAEVNEAAKVALSAVVADARGVTVSAMTGLRKEAREAGVYVRVVRNTLLKRAVEGTEYSILNDAFKGPTLIAFSNEHPGAAARLFKEFAKGQDKFEIKAAAFDGNFIAANQIDVLATLPTRDEAIARLMSVIQGATSKLARTLAAVRDQKEAAAA is encoded by the coding sequence GTGGCAATTAAACTCGAAGACAAGAAAGCCATCGTCGCTGAAGTCAACGAGGCTGCCAAAGTCGCTCTGTCCGCTGTCGTGGCCGATGCCCGTGGTGTGACTGTAAGCGCAATGACCGGACTCCGTAAAGAGGCCCGCGAAGCTGGCGTATACGTACGTGTCGTACGTAACACCCTGCTCAAGCGCGCAGTTGAAGGTACCGAGTATTCGATCCTCAACGACGCGTTCAAAGGCCCGACCCTGATTGCATTCTCCAACGAACACCCGGGCGCTGCTGCTCGTCTGTTCAAAGAGTTCGCCAAGGGTCAGGACAAGTTCGAGATCAAGGCAGCTGCGTTTGACGGCAATTTCATTGCCGCCAACCAGATCGATGTACTGGCTACCTTGCCGACCCGTGACGAAGCTATCGCACGTCTGATGAGCGTCATTCAAGGCGCTACCAGCAAGCTGGCTCGTACTCTGGCGGCCGTTCGCGACCAGAAAGAAGCTGCTGCTGCCTAA
- the rplA gene encoding 50S ribosomal protein L1, translating into MAKLTKRQKAIASKVEAGKVYNFEDAAALLAELSTVKFSESFDVAVNLGVDPRKSDQVVRSATVLPHGTGKTVRVAVFTQGPAAEAALAAGADRVGMDDLAAEMKGGDLNYDVVIASPDAMRVVGQLGQVLGPRGLMPNPKVGTVTPDVATAVKNAKAGQVRYRTDKNGIIHTSVGKVGFEAGKLKENVEALIADLKRIKPASSKGIYVKRVTLSTTMGPGLVIDQSSLNA; encoded by the coding sequence ATGGCTAAGCTGACCAAGCGCCAAAAGGCTATTGCTTCGAAAGTCGAAGCTGGCAAAGTTTACAACTTCGAAGACGCAGCTGCGCTGCTGGCCGAACTGTCCACCGTGAAGTTCAGCGAATCTTTCGACGTTGCTGTTAACCTCGGTGTTGACCCGCGTAAATCCGACCAGGTCGTTCGTAGCGCTACCGTGCTGCCACACGGCACTGGCAAGACCGTGCGCGTTGCCGTCTTCACCCAGGGTCCAGCTGCTGAGGCCGCTCTGGCTGCCGGCGCTGACCGTGTAGGTATGGATGATCTGGCTGCCGAAATGAAGGGCGGCGACCTGAACTATGACGTCGTCATCGCATCGCCAGATGCCATGCGCGTTGTGGGTCAGTTGGGTCAGGTTCTGGGTCCTCGCGGCCTGATGCCTAACCCGAAAGTCGGTACTGTGACTCCTGATGTTGCCACGGCTGTGAAAAACGCCAAGGCCGGTCAGGTTCGCTATCGCACCGACAAAAACGGTATTATCCACACCTCCGTTGGCAAGGTCGGTTTCGAAGCTGGCAAGCTGAAGGAAAACGTTGAAGCCCTGATCGCTGATCTGAAGCGTATCAAGCCAGCTTCTTCGAAAGGTATTTACGTCAAGCGCGTTACCCTGAGCACCACTATGGGCCCAGGTCTGGTCATCGATCAGAGCTCGCTGAACGCGTAA
- the rplK gene encoding 50S ribosomal protein L11 → MAKKIQAYIKLQVKAGQANPSPPVGPALGQHGVNIMEFCKAFNARTQGQEAGLPTPVIITVYSDRSFTFETKSTPASVLLKKAAGLTSGSARPNTVKVGTVTRAQLEDIAKAKQADLTAADLDAAVRTIAGSARSMGLNVEGV, encoded by the coding sequence ATGGCTAAGAAGATTCAGGCTTACATCAAGCTGCAAGTTAAGGCCGGCCAGGCCAACCCAAGCCCACCCGTTGGTCCAGCACTGGGCCAACACGGTGTGAACATCATGGAATTCTGCAAGGCCTTCAACGCCCGTACTCAGGGTCAAGAAGCCGGCCTGCCGACGCCTGTGATCATCACTGTTTACAGTGACCGTAGCTTCACTTTCGAGACCAAGAGCACCCCTGCCTCGGTTCTGCTGAAGAAAGCTGCTGGCCTGACCAGTGGTTCGGCTCGCCCGAACACCGTCAAAGTCGGTACCGTGACCCGTGCTCAGCTGGAAGATATCGCCAAAGCTAAACAGGCTGATCTGACCGCTGCTGACCTGGACGCTGCTGTACGCACCATCGCTGGCTCTGCCCGCAGCATGGGCCTGAACGTGGAGGGTGTGTAA
- the nusG gene encoding transcription termination/antitermination protein NusG — MAKRWYVVHAYSGYEKHVMRSLIERVKLAGMEDGFGEILVPTEEVVEMRNGQKRKSERKFFPGYVLVQMEMNEGTWHLVKDTPRVMGFIGGTADKPAPITDKEAEAILRRVADGSDKPKPKTLFEPGEVVRVIDGPFADFNGNVEEVNYEKSRLQVAVLIFGRSTPVELEFSQVEKV; from the coding sequence GTGGCTAAGCGTTGGTATGTTGTGCATGCTTACTCGGGTTACGAGAAGCATGTTATGCGCTCCCTGATAGAGCGCGTCAAGCTGGCAGGCATGGAAGACGGTTTCGGCGAGATCCTGGTCCCGACCGAAGAAGTCGTCGAAATGCGCAACGGCCAGAAGCGCAAAAGTGAGCGTAAATTCTTCCCTGGCTATGTTCTGGTCCAGATGGAGATGAACGAAGGGACTTGGCACTTGGTCAAAGATACCCCTCGTGTGATGGGCTTCATTGGTGGTACTGCTGATAAGCCTGCACCGATCACTGATAAAGAAGCTGAAGCTATCCTGCGTCGCGTAGCCGACGGTAGTGACAAGCCGAAGCCGAAGACGTTGTTCGAGCCCGGTGAAGTGGTTCGAGTCATTGATGGTCCGTTCGCTGACTTCAATGGTAACGTCGAAGAGGTTAACTACGAAAAGAGTCGCCTCCAGGTGGCGGTGCTCATTTTTGGTCGCTCTACTCCGGTAGAGCTAGAGTTCAGCCAGGTCGAAAAGGTCTAG